Proteins from one Mucilaginibacter jinjuensis genomic window:
- the rplS gene encoding 50S ribosomal protein L19, with translation MDLVKFVEEQSVEKKQVPVFKAGDTVSVHYKIREGNKERIQVYQGVCIQRNSAGTTETFTVRKVSNGIGVERIFPINSPNIDKIDVNSHGKVRRAKLYYLRALTGKAARIKSKRV, from the coding sequence ATGGATTTAGTAAAATTTGTTGAAGAGCAGTCAGTAGAAAAAAAGCAGGTTCCTGTGTTTAAAGCAGGTGATACTGTCAGCGTGCACTATAAAATCAGAGAGGGTAACAAAGAGCGTATCCAGGTTTACCAAGGCGTATGTATACAACGTAACAGCGCAGGTACAACTGAAACCTTTACCGTACGTAAAGTATCAAACGGTATTGGTGTAGAACGTATCTTCCCTATTAACTCTCCTAACATCGATAAAATTGATGTTAACAGCCACGGTAAAGTGCGTCGTGCTAAATTGTACTACCTGCGTGCCCTTACCGGTAAAGCAGCTCGTATCAAATCAAAAAGAGTATAA
- the trmD gene encoding tRNA (guanosine(37)-N1)-methyltransferase TrmD: protein MRFDILTVLPGLLESPFAHSILHRAQKKGLTEIHVHNLRDYSSNKHKSVDDYPYGGGSGMVMMIEPFAVCIEKLKAEREYDEIIFMTPDGVTLNQGLANQLSSVKNIMILCGHYKGIDQRVRDLYVTREMSIGDYVLSGGELPAAILVDAIVRLIPGVLSDETSALSDSFQDDMLDAPVYTRPADWKGHKVPDILLSGNTPEIEKWRFEQAMERTKARRPDLLE from the coding sequence ATCCGTTTCGATATCCTTACCGTTTTACCAGGCCTGCTCGAAAGCCCTTTTGCGCATTCAATACTACATCGTGCCCAAAAAAAGGGACTGACGGAAATTCACGTGCATAACCTGCGCGATTATTCGAGCAATAAGCATAAAAGTGTTGACGATTATCCTTACGGCGGCGGCAGTGGCATGGTAATGATGATTGAGCCCTTTGCTGTTTGCATAGAAAAACTAAAGGCAGAGCGCGAATATGACGAGATCATATTTATGACTCCGGATGGCGTTACGCTGAATCAGGGTTTAGCCAACCAGCTATCGAGCGTTAAAAACATCATGATATTATGCGGGCATTACAAGGGGATAGATCAGCGTGTGCGCGATCTGTATGTTACCCGCGAGATGTCGATAGGGGATTATGTACTATCGGGCGGAGAGTTGCCTGCAGCCATTTTGGTGGATGCCATTGTGAGGTTGATACCTGGGGTGTTATCAGATGAAACCTCAGCACTCTCAGACTCGTTCCAGGACGATATGTTGGATGCGCCGGTATATACCCGCCCCGCAGACTGGAAGGGCCACAAGGTGCCTGATATTCTGTTGAGCGGCAACACGCCCGAAATTGAAAAATGGCGCTTCGAACAAGCTATGGAACGTACGAAGGCAAGAAGGCCGGATTTGTTGGAGTGA
- the rimM gene encoding ribosome maturation factor RimM (Essential for efficient processing of 16S rRNA) has product MKTEDTFRIGSLLKTRGLKGEFQLYVDFDGLEDIKFDAVFIDVAGKLVPFFVKSIKYPLPNTAYLNLDGVDTIEAAAKLVKKDVFLPNKLKPEVDEEEFTLMDLEGFLAIDEKHGELGEILEVNEYPQQIIASVHYNNKEVLFPLNAATIKGIDIEGGEVYLDLPEGLLDVYMD; this is encoded by the coding sequence ATGAAAACAGAAGATACCTTCCGTATAGGCAGCCTGCTTAAAACCCGCGGCCTCAAAGGCGAATTTCAATTATATGTTGATTTCGATGGCTTAGAGGATATTAAGTTCGATGCCGTATTTATTGATGTGGCCGGCAAGCTGGTTCCTTTCTTTGTAAAGTCGATCAAATACCCGCTACCTAATACGGCTTACTTGAACCTCGACGGAGTTGATACCATTGAAGCCGCAGCCAAACTGGTAAAGAAAGATGTATTTCTGCCCAATAAGCTTAAGCCCGAAGTAGATGAAGAAGAGTTTACCCTGATGGATCTCGAAGGATTTTTGGCCATCGACGAAAAACATGGTGAACTTGGCGAAATACTGGAGGTGAACGAATATCCCCAGCAAATTATCGCATCGGTACACTACAACAATAAGGAAGTACTTTTCCCGCTTAATGCCGCAACCATTAAAGGTATCGACATAGAAGGCGGAGAAGTATATCTGGACTTGCCTGAGGGCTTGTTGGATGTGTATATGGATTAA
- a CDS encoding 30S ribosomal protein S16: MATKIRLQRHGKKGKPFYYIVVADARAPRDGRFIERIGSYNPNTNPATIDINFDKTLDWVNSGAQPTDTCRAILSYKGVLYRKHLQGGVAKGALTAEQADEKFQAWLDQKEGKITGKKSSLVSAKEEARKAALAAEAKKKEDKAAAIAAKNAPVAEEVEATEEEAPETEASAEDSAE, translated from the coding sequence ATGGCAACTAAAATTAGACTGCAAAGACACGGTAAAAAAGGAAAACCTTTTTACTACATCGTAGTAGCAGACGCCCGTGCACCACGTGACGGCCGTTTCATTGAGCGTATCGGTTCTTATAACCCGAACACTAATCCAGCTACTATCGATATCAATTTCGACAAAACTTTAGACTGGGTTAACAGTGGTGCACAACCAACTGATACCTGCCGTGCTATCCTTTCATACAAAGGTGTACTTTACCGCAAGCACTTACAAGGTGGTGTAGCTAAAGGCGCTTTAACTGCTGAGCAAGCTGATGAGAAATTCCAGGCTTGGTTAGATCAGAAAGAAGGAAAAATCACTGGTAAAAAATCAAGCTTAGTATCTGCAAAAGAAGAAGCCCGCAAAGCTGCTTTAGCCGCTGAAGCTAAGAAAAAAGAAGACAAAGCTGCTGCAATTGCTGCTAAAAATGCACCTGTTGCTGAAGAAGTTGAAGCTACTGAAGAAGAAGCTCCTGAAACTGAAGCATCAGCTGAAGATTCTGCAGAATAA
- the pfkA gene encoding 6-phosphofructokinase: MAQIKNVGVYTSGGDSPGMNAAIRAVVRTALYHDLQVTGIRRGYEGMINGDLFPMDRKSVANIIQRGGTILKTARSEQFKTPEGRQLAYDNLKKHNIDALIGIGGDGTFTGAKIFGKEFDIPVVGLPGTIDNDLVGTDFTIGYDTAINTVIDAVDKIRDTAESHDRLFIVEVMGRDSGLIALRTGIAVGAEAILIPETKTDLNALYHKLEQGRRDKSSKIVIVAEGEEAGGAFEIGRLIKDRFPNYDTRVSVLGHIQRGGRPSCQDRVLASRVGVAAIEGLLVGHRNEMVGIINGEVAFTPFENAIKHFIEINPNFLKIVDILSI, from the coding sequence ATGGCTCAAATTAAAAACGTAGGTGTTTATACTTCGGGTGGCGATTCGCCCGGCATGAATGCTGCCATCAGGGCAGTTGTACGAACGGCATTATATCATGATTTGCAGGTAACCGGTATCCGCCGGGGTTACGAAGGGATGATTAACGGCGATCTGTTTCCGATGGACCGTAAATCTGTTGCTAACATTATACAACGCGGTGGTACTATTTTAAAAACAGCCCGTAGCGAACAATTTAAAACTCCCGAAGGCCGTCAGCTTGCTTACGATAACCTGAAGAAACATAACATTGATGCTTTAATAGGTATTGGTGGTGATGGTACTTTTACCGGTGCAAAAATTTTCGGTAAAGAGTTTGATATTCCTGTAGTTGGTTTGCCGGGCACCATTGATAACGATTTGGTTGGTACCGATTTTACCATCGGTTACGATACTGCTATTAATACCGTTATTGATGCTGTTGATAAAATCCGTGATACCGCAGAATCGCACGATCGTTTATTTATCGTTGAGGTTATGGGCCGCGACTCTGGCTTAATTGCCTTACGTACCGGTATTGCTGTAGGTGCAGAGGCTATATTGATCCCTGAAACCAAAACAGACTTAAACGCCCTGTACCATAAACTGGAGCAAGGCCGCCGCGATAAATCATCAAAAATTGTAATTGTTGCCGAAGGTGAAGAAGCAGGTGGTGCATTCGAGATCGGCCGTTTAATAAAAGACCGTTTCCCTAATTATGATACCCGCGTATCTGTACTGGGCCACATCCAGCGTGGTGGCCGCCCAAGCTGCCAGGACCGTGTATTGGCAAGCCGTGTAGGTGTTGCCGCAATTGAAGGTTTATTAGTCGGTCACCGTAACGAGATGGTAGGTATCATCAACGGCGAAGTTGCCTTTACACCATTCGAAAATGCGATTAAGCACTTTATCGAGATCAACCCTAACTTTTTGAAGATAGTAGACATCTTGTCTATTTAA
- a CDS encoding protein-disulfide reductase DsbD family protein codes for MKNTLKRLLGKGIIPAIIFALVLAVGFNQQARAAQADTSGVVFTTIPTAADSIAAQKKLQKPTAVKAAGATIAKNEEKPKTLWQIFIEGFLGGFAALLMPCIYPLLPLTVSFFTKKAGSRQKAVFQSLIYGISIIVIYVSLGFVITLCFGSDALNSLATNGIFNMFFFLLLVAFGASFLGAFELTLPSSLANKLDENSDKGGLSGIFFMAATLVVVSFSCTGPIIGSLLVEAATKGERLGPAVGMLGFSAALAIPFTIFALFPSALKTLPKSGGWLNSVKVVLGFLELAFALKFLSNVDLAYHWNWFDREVFLSLWIAIGVMLFLYLIGKIRFSHDSPVEHLSVFRTFLSIIVFSFVMFMIPGLWGAPLKVISGFLPPPATQDFYLTNGSGSSSDAAPQQSVSIKDKKYEDLFRRGKHAGLNEWYDYDQALQVSKELKKPVIIDFTGWNCANCRKMEQEVWSNPEVHKRLQNDFVLLELYVDEKQELPKEQQTISSFSGKKINTIGNKNSDYEASKFNVNSQPYYVIINAKGDVLVPPQGANYSVDNYIKFLDSGKAAFQNNNGSN; via the coding sequence ACGCGCTGCACAGGCCGATACCAGCGGCGTGGTGTTTACAACCATACCAACCGCTGCCGACAGTATTGCCGCACAAAAGAAACTGCAAAAACCGACTGCGGTAAAGGCAGCAGGAGCAACCATTGCTAAAAACGAAGAAAAGCCAAAAACACTTTGGCAAATATTTATTGAAGGCTTTTTAGGAGGCTTTGCAGCCTTGTTAATGCCTTGTATTTATCCGCTATTGCCGTTAACCGTTAGCTTTTTTACCAAAAAAGCAGGCAGCAGGCAAAAGGCGGTATTTCAGTCTTTAATATATGGTATCTCTATTATTGTGATCTATGTATCGCTGGGCTTTGTAATTACGCTATGTTTTGGGTCTGATGCCTTAAACTCGTTGGCAACCAATGGCATATTTAATATGTTCTTCTTCCTGTTGCTGGTGGCGTTTGGTGCATCTTTCTTAGGTGCATTTGAATTAACTCTGCCAAGCTCGCTGGCTAATAAACTGGACGAAAATTCTGACAAGGGCGGCTTATCAGGTATCTTCTTTATGGCTGCCACATTAGTAGTGGTGTCATTCTCTTGTACCGGCCCAATCATTGGTAGTTTATTGGTAGAAGCCGCAACCAAAGGCGAACGCCTTGGCCCTGCTGTAGGTATGCTGGGTTTCTCGGCTGCTTTGGCTATCCCGTTTACCATATTTGCTTTATTCCCTTCTGCGTTGAAAACCCTGCCAAAATCGGGCGGCTGGTTAAACAGCGTTAAAGTGGTACTGGGCTTTTTAGAACTGGCTTTCGCGTTGAAATTCCTTTCGAACGTAGATCTGGCTTACCACTGGAACTGGTTCGACCGGGAGGTGTTCCTGTCGTTATGGATTGCCATCGGCGTAATGTTGTTCTTATACTTAATAGGTAAGATCAGGTTTTCGCACGATAGCCCGGTAGAGCACCTGTCGGTATTCCGCACTTTCTTATCAATCATTGTATTCTCTTTTGTGATGTTTATGATCCCTGGATTATGGGGCGCACCATTGAAAGTAATCAGTGGGTTTTTACCTCCACCGGCCACACAGGATTTTTACCTGACTAATGGCAGTGGCAGCTCATCTGATGCAGCTCCACAGCAATCGGTATCTATAAAAGATAAAAAATATGAAGATCTGTTCCGCCGTGGTAAACATGCGGGCTTAAATGAGTGGTATGATTACGATCAGGCTTTACAGGTATCAAAAGAATTAAAAAAACCGGTAATTATTGATTTTACCGGTTGGAACTGCGCCAACTGCCGCAAAATGGAGCAGGAAGTATGGTCGAACCCCGAGGTACACAAGCGTTTACAAAATGATTTTGTGTTGCTGGAGCTTTATGTTGACGAAAAACAAGAGTTGCCAAAAGAGCAACAAACAATATCAAGTTTCAGCGGAAAGAAGATAAATACTATAGGGAATAAAAACAGTGATTACGAAGCTTCAAAATTTAATGTAAATTCGCAGCCGTATTACGTTATCATCAATGCCAAAGGTGATGTTTTGGTACCACCACAAGGCGCAAATTATAGCGTAGACAATTATATTAAGTTTTTAGACAGCGGAAAGGCTGCTTTCCAGAATAACAATGGCTCAAATTAA